The nucleotide sequence TCACGCTGCTCCACCTCGGGATCAGGAACATCCACCTCGGCCCGTCGCTGCCGGCCTGCCTGACTCCCGACAGCCTGAAGGTGCTCGTGGACATGTTCGCGATCAAGCCGATCTCGACGCCCGATGCCGACCTGGCGGCCATCATGTCCCCCGCACCCTCCTGCGGGAGCTGAGCCATGAAGTACGCGAGGCCGGAAGAGGTCGGCCGCGTGGAAACCCCGCACGGCATCGAAGCCAGGCGGATCCACGAGAACGACCATGTCCAGGTGATGTACCTGAAGCTCGCCCCCGGCGAGGCTCTGAAGCCCCACACCACGCCCGTGGACGTGTTCTTCTACGTGCTGGAGGGCAGGGGCGAGGTGTCGATCGGCGCCGAGACCGTCGAGGTCGAGGCGGAGACGATAGTGGACAGCCCGAAGGGCA is from Candidatus Fermentibacter sp. and encodes:
- a CDS encoding cupin domain-containing protein; translation: MKYARPEEVGRVETPHGIEARRIHENDHVQVMYLKLAPGEALKPHTTPVDVFFYVLEGRGEVSIGAETVEVEAETIVDSPKGIGHCWRNTGNVTLRLLVVKTPKPGAQATMR